In Archocentrus centrarchus isolate MPI-CPG fArcCen1 chromosome 16, fArcCen1, whole genome shotgun sequence, a single window of DNA contains:
- the xrcc1 gene encoding DNA repair protein XRCC1, which produces MPEIKLKHVVSCSTEDSTHKAGNLLSSDTYRKWKAAKPGEKQISVILQFEKEEQVHSIDIGNEGSAFIEVLVGNSSAVRDQDYEVLLVTSSFMSPTESRNGTNMNRVRFFGPNQLQKSTAQEKWDRVKLVCSQPYSKNIAYGLAFVKFHSPPDKNDSPPTSSPKLTKLGQFRVKDESPSSGPSLQPGSLFFSRENATKSSTSLKASPQSEKMSYAAAALQASGSSHSSGQASSSTSASPQPPAKRKFEFSKERQSAPGPPPSKKSSPSGSPEGKPAAPKHKLSSVSTPSSSTPKASPMQKSAEKKRESQSKPEPKPQQKAKSQKDQQVPFNRIMEGVVFVLSGFQNPFRGELRDRALEMGAKYRPDWTPDSTHLICAFANTPKYSQVKSAGGTIVRKEWVLDCHKKKQKISYKRYLMDGAESSSESELEMDDQSEEEINTKTPQKKEKQVTPKKTPQKQEEDDEYAGSTDVDEPGGDDDEDESGVDTEDELQRVEEDRRKKKAALEGRVVKDEDPYGGSTDENTDAEAEEDHPIPELPDFLSGKHFFLYGKFPNNERRLLLRYIVAFNGVIEDYMTEKVQFVLTSEGWHDSFEDALMENTSLNFVKPEWIYAINARQKMLPYQPYTVVP; this is translated from the exons atgccAGAAATCAAACTGAAGCATGTGGTGTCCTGCAGCACCGAGGACTCT acacacaaggcAGGCAACCTGCTGAGCTCTGACACCTACAGAAAGTGGAAAGCTGCCAAACCCGGGGAGAAGCAGATATCAGTCATTCTGCAG tttgagAAGGAAGAGCAAGTGCACAGCATTGATATTGGAAATGAAGGTTCAGCTTTCATTGAGGTGTTGGTGGGGAATTCTTCAGCTGTCAGAGATCAGGACTATGAG GTTCTTCTGGTTACATCTTCCTTCATGTCCCCCACGGAAAGCCGCAATGGTACCAACATGAACCGTGTGCGTTTTTTTGGGCCCAACCAGCTGCAGAAGAGCACAGCCCAGGAGAAGTGGGACAGAGTGAAACTTGTGTGTAGTCAACCATACAGCAAG AATATTGCATACGGGCTTGCCTTTGTTAAGTTTCATTCACCACCTGACAAAAATGATTCTCCTCCAACTTCCTCCCCA AAACTGACAAAGCTGGGACAGTTCAGGGTGAAAGATGAGTCTCCTTCATCCGGGCCCAGCCTTCAACCTGGCAGTCTCTTCTTCAGTCGGGAGAACGCAACAAAATCCAGCACTTCACTCAAAG CGTCTCCTCAGAGTGAGAAGATGAGCtacgctgctgctgctctgcaagCAAGTGGCAGCTCCCACTCATCAGGGCAGGCCTCTTCTTCCACCTCTGCCTCACCACAG ccaccagcaaaaagaaaatttgaaTTCAGCAAAGAGCGACAGTCTGCCCCCGGCCCCCCTCCTTCAAAGAAAAGCAGCCCATCCGGTTCACCTGAGGGTAAACCTGCAGCCCCTAAACACAAGCTGAGTTCAGTCAGTACACCCAGCTCAAGCACACCCAAAG CATCACCGATGCAGAAATCTGCTGAAAAGAAGAGGGAGAGTCAGTCTAAACCTGAGCCTAAACCTCAACAGAAGGCAAAATCCCAGAAAGACCAGCAGGTCCCATTTAACCGGATCATGGAGGGGGTAGTATTTGTCCTCAGTGGATTTCAGAACCCCTTCAGAGGGGAGCTGAGGGACAGAGCGCTGGAAATGGGAGCCAAGTATCGACCAGACTGGACGCCTGACTCCACACATCTTAT CTGTGCCTTCGCTAACACCCCCAAGTACAGCCAGGTGAAATCAGCGGGTGGAACCATCGTACGTAAAGAATGGGTGCTGGATTGCCacaagaagaagcagaaaatcTCCTACAAACG gTATCTGATGGATGGAGCAGAATCAAGCTCTGAGAGCGAACTGGAAATGGACGACCAGAGTGAAGAGGAAATTAACACAaag ACGCCGCAGAAGAAGGAGAAACAAGTCACGCCCAAAAAGACACCACAGAAGCAGGAAGAGGATGATGAGTATGCTGGCTCCACTGATGTGGATGAACCAG gaggtgatgatgatgaggatgagtcTGGGGTGGACACAGAGGATGAGCTGCAGAG GGTGGAAGAggacagaagaaagaagaaagcagcGTTAGAAGGAAGAGTGGTGAAGGACGAGGATCCGTATGGGGGGTCGACGGATGAAAACACAGACGCTGAAGCTGAAGAGGACCATCCCATCCCCGAGCTACCAG ATTTCCTGAGTGGAAAGCATTTTTTCCTCTATGGTAAATTCCCCAACAATGAGAGGCGACTGCTGTTACGATACATTGTTGCCTTTAATGG AGTCATCGAGGACTACATGACAGAGAAGGTGCAGTTTGTGTTGACCAGTGAAGGGTGGCATGACTCCTTTGAAGAC GCGCTGATGGAGAACACCAGTCTGAATTTTGTCAAGCCGGAATGGATTTATGCAATCAATGCACGACAAAAGATGCTGCCCTATCAGCCCTACACTGTCGTCCCTTGA
- the LOC115794980 gene encoding sialic acid-binding Ig-like lectin 5: MHVDTVFLVCPLIFAALWRGVQAVSPVPSVPDRVQALVGSCVVIPCSFTPPAPHPARGRKQRVDVRLRFRGGGPFFPLRSTAFNSQDKGQVSRDFQGRASLFGKIAEGDCSVKIEQIREDDPQVFEISLKTGDDLLWGKPRSFNLDVIDTPEAPVISGLLSATEGQLVTLNCSVNYHCPSTPPALQWMWERGSQLNRTQPGEQQTLYPDPHRQVLLASLTFTVTHPVKPRLRCEVIFPGPKTLSTLKDLHVTFPPKDVKIQVQSLTVKEGASALLVCSCKADPPATEYRWSYTQHGRTVHLHQRTHTVRLYNVTRDMRVRCSAQNAIGRGESQFTTLNIQYKPAIIQLASFCVVEDSEVVCQCSVDSNPKSAVTWSVNETVPPQDYNVSVTSEPNALTATLRGKMDKPQKVICFAFNALGNDSLVLLQGKEETTLFLWLILPAVTIVLVISLLALLVYCCKKRSRKHVLIRHPAMYPGGLEIYQDRMPLYINCTEVTHVYTNGSYQLVYQNCTPLFVHTKQIRPMGRRGGERRRGGQGGEINQSAGQEVRGRREVQGAAVADSETGIYLEIL; encoded by the exons ATGCATGTGGACACTGTCTTCCTTGTGTGTCCCCTGATTTTTG CAGCCTTGTGGAGGGGGGTCCAGGCTGTCTCCCCTGTACCTTCAGTCCCTGACCGTGTCCAAGCTCTGGTGGGCTCCTGCGTTGTGATTCCCTGCTCCTTCACTCCTCCAGCCCCTCATCCTGCCAGGGGGAGGAAACAGAGGGTGGATGTGCGGCTGAGGTTCAGAGGTGGTggccctttttttcctcttcggAGCACCGCTTTTAACAGCCAGGACAAAGGCCAAGTGAGCAGAGATTTCCAAGGCAGAGCATCCCTTTTTGGCAAAATCGCAGAGGGCGACTGTTCAGTGAAGATCGAACAGATCAGGGAGGATGACCCCCAGGTGTTTGAAATTTCTCTGAAGACAGGAGATGACTTACTCTGGGGGAAGCCTAGGAGCTTCAATCTGGATGTTATTG ACACACCTGAAGCTCCTGTCATCAGTGGCCTGCTGTCAGCCACAGAAGGGCAACTGGTCACCCTGAACTGCTCTGTCAACTATCACTGCCCCTCCACACCTCCTGCCCTGCAGTGGATGTGGGAGCGGGGATCCCAGCTGAACAGAACTCAGCCTGGGGAGCAACAGACACTCTACCCAGATCCCCATAGACAGGTTTTACTGGCCTCTTTGACCTTTACTGTGACACACCCGGTAAAGCCCAGGCTCAGGTGTGAGGTCATCTTTCCAGGCCCCAAAACACTGTCCACTTTGAAGGATCTGCATGTGACAT TTCCTCCAAAAGACGTGAAGATTCAAGTCCAGTCCTTGACAGTGAAGGAGGGGGCCAGTGCGCTGCTGGTGTGCTCATGTAAAGCTGACCCTCCAGCAACAGAGTACCGCTGGTCCTACACTCAACATGGTCGCACTGTGCACCTCCACCAGCGAACGCACACAGTCCGGCTGTACAACGTGACTCGAGATATGAGGGTCCGCTGCTCAGCTCAGAATGCAATTGGTCGAGGAGAATCTCAGTTCACAACTCTTAATATACAGT aTAAGCCAGCCATCATCCAACTTGCCTCCTTCTGTGTTGTAGAGGATTCAGAGGTGGTGTGTCAATGCTCTGTCGACTCTAACCCCAAATCTGCAGTCACCTGGAGCGTTAATGAGACTGTTCCACCTCAAGATTACAATGTGTCTGTAACATCAGAGCCCAATGCACTAACAGCTACTCTGAGGGGCAAGATGGACAAACCTCAGAAGGTGATTTGCTTTGCTTTCAACGCTCTGGGAAACGACTCACTGGTCTTGCTGCAGGGAAAGGAAG AAACAACCCTTTTCCTGTGGCTGATTTTACCTGCTGTCACCATCGTCTTGGTCATATCACTTCTGGCCCTTCTTGTCTACTGCTGCAAAAAGAGATCTAGAAA GCATGTTCTAATAAGACATCCCGCCATGTATCCTGGAGGATTGGAAATTTATCAGGACAGGATGCCCCTATATATCAATTGCACAGAAGTGACTCATGTTTACACTAATGGCAGCTACCAGCTTGTGTACCAGAACTGCACACCTCTTTTTGTCCATACCAAGCAG ATCCGTCCAATGGGCAGAAGAGGTGGGGAGAGGCGAAGAGGTGGGCAAGGTGGAGAAATTAACCAAAGTGCTGGTCAGGAAGTCCGAGGCCGAAGAGAAGTGCAGGGTGCTGCGGTGGCAGATTCAGAGACAGGCATCTACCTGGAGATTCTCTGA